The sequence below is a genomic window from Methanoculleus sp. 7T.
GAGAGCACCCGGGCTGCGACGACCGAGAAGAGTGCGGTCCATCTCCTGAAGATGGCCTACGTCATCGGGTTTTTGAAACAGCAACTCGTGGAGAACCGGTCGTCGACATTGAGAGAACTCTATTACATCTCCGAAGGGTGGAAAAGAGCGAAGTTCGCCGCCCAAGACGAGAGCAACCTCCTCATCGAGGACCTCGAGATCATCACGGACGTCCAGCGGGAGGCGTTCCACCTCCGCCCCGAGGAGGACGGCGCCTCGATCTTCGGGCCCTTGCGGATACGGGAGACCACCCGGCGGGGCGTGCGGGAGATGCACTGCCAGGAGGACGTCGGGGAGGCGGGCTACCCCATCCCGAACAACGTCGATACCCTCGACTTCGTCGACCACGACGCAAAGTTCGTCATCGCCATCGAGACCGGCGGTATGTACGCCCGTCTGATGGAGAACGGGTTCGACGAGGAGTACGGGGCGATCCTGGTCCACCTCAAGGGGCAGCCGGCGCGCTCCACGCGGCGGGTCTTACGGAGGCTCAACGACTCGCTTGGTCTGCCTGTCGTGGTCTTCACCGACGGCGACCCCTGGTCCTACCGGATCTACGCGAGCGTGGCTTACGGCTCGATCAAGAGCGCTCATATGTCGGAACTCCTGGCGACCCCCCAGGCGCAGTTCATCGGGGTGCAGCCCTCAGATATCTCTGACTACAACCTTCCTTCCGACCACCTCACCGAGCAGGATATCAACGCGCTGAAGGCAGAACTGACCGATCCTCGGTTTGCGACCGATTACTGGAGGAACCAGATCAACCTGCAGCTTGAGATGAAACTGAAGTCGGAACAGCAGGCGTTCGCGAGCCGGGGGCTCGACTTCGTGACGAAGGAGTACCTGCCGACGCGGTTGTCGGAGATGGGGGTTATCTGAGGCAGGTGGGGGAGAGGCTCCTGCCGGCCCCATCCAACCCACGAGCATCTCTGTTTTCTCAGACTCCGCTACTGTGGGGAACGTCGCACCTGGAAACACTCCCGGACACCAATTTCCCCTGGGTATCGCCACGCACTGCCCCCGCCCCCTCCCCGTCAGCCCCTCCCCCAGCTGTGATAGCCATCACGGTCCACCGCGCGGGGACAAGCCCGGGTAAAGTCCCCGGCCTCGTAGCCACCTCATCGGTTGTTGGGGACAACCGCCGGAAACGTATGGTGCCCCACACCCCTGCCACACCCAGAATAGAGGTTCGGCAGAGCCGTGCCCTGGCATCTCATCGCTTCTGGCTTCTAAGCACCACGCATCAAATATTCGGCGCCCAATCCTTCAATGTTCCATTCGTTGTAATCCAGAACATAGTTTCTCGCACCAGACGGTGCTCAAACATCAGTCCTAGAGACAGTCGCTCCTCAAAACCCTTCGGGTTTCTCAAACTCCGCTCCTGCGGAACATCGCGCCTCACAGCACACAGTCGTGGCAGTCCTGTGCCCCACACGCAAGGTTATCGATCTTCCACCGGAGCGCCCACCGCTTGATGTCTTTGATTACCTCGACCATCTCAAGCCCGCCCTCGGTGAGCGTGTAATCGCTTCTGACGGGGACAGTTCCGGCCTCTATGCTCTTCTTGACGAGGCCTTCCTCTTCCAGTTCCTTCAGCCGGGCCGAGAGGACCTTTGCTGTGATCCCCGGAAGTCGCTCCTTCACCTCGGTGAACCGCCGGGTGTAACCGTCCCCTTTGTAGAGTTCGAGGATGATCAGGAGCATCCACTTTTTTCCCAGGTACTTGACGGTCTGATTGACCGTACACTCATCCTGCATGGTATAATTAGAGAAACCTTCTCCTACTTATACTCTAGTATCTAATTGATACTTTGTATCAAAAATATACTATGGAGTGAGCATGAATGTTCTGCAACCAGTGTGAAGAAACGGCAAAGGGTTTCGGATGCACCGTACGCGGCGTCTGCGGCAAGGATGCGGAGACCGCCGGGCTCCAGGACGTCCTGATCTACACCCTCAAGGGGCTCTCGGTCCGGAACCTCGCGGCGACGAAGAAGGGCGGCGGGAACCCGGATGCCGGGAGGTTCATCGCAGGATGCCTCTTTGCCACCCTGACCAACGTGAACTTCGACCCTGCGCGTTTCGAGGACGCGATCCGGGAGGCGGCCCGTATCCGTGACGCCCTCCCGCCCGCCGGGAGCCAAGAGCCCGATGCCTGCACCTGGTCCCCGGCGAGCCCGGCGGCGATCGCGGCAAAGGCTCATGAGATCATCGCTGCGCGGGAGACCATGGATCCGGACCTGCAGTCGCTCCGCGAACTCCTCGTCTACGGGCTCAAAGGGGTCGGCGCCTACTCCCACCATGCCGCCGTCCTCGGCTACGAGGATGAGGAGGTCATGACCTTCCTGCAGGAGGCGCTCACCGCCACGCTGCAAGACCTCACCGTTGATGAGATGGTCGGCTACGTGCTCGCGTGCGGCGAGGTCGGTGTGAAGACCCTCGCCCTCCTTGACGCGGCGAACACCGCTACCTACGGGACGCCC
It includes:
- a CDS encoding winged helix-turn-helix transcriptional regulator — translated: MQDECTVNQTVKYLGKKWMLLIILELYKGDGYTRRFTEVKERLPGITAKVLSARLKELEEEGLVKKSIEAGTVPVRSDYTLTEGGLEMVEVIKDIKRWALRWKIDNLACGAQDCHDCVL
- a CDS encoding DNA topoisomerase IV subunit A yields the protein MSKQEMDALAKGRLVDIARGWYDQMRDGIVPYIRLPTRTKQNIEYDDESEVWKYGDKESTRAATTEKSAVHLLKMAYVIGFLKQQLVENRSSTLRELYYISEGWKRAKFAAQDESNLLIEDLEIITDVQREAFHLRPEEDGASIFGPLRIRETTRRGVREMHCQEDVGEAGYPIPNNVDTLDFVDHDAKFVIAIETGGMYARLMENGFDEEYGAILVHLKGQPARSTRRVLRRLNDSLGLPVVVFTDGDPWSYRIYASVAYGSIKSAHMSELLATPQAQFIGVQPSDISDYNLPSDHLTEQDINALKAELTDPRFATDYWRNQINLQLEMKLKSEQQAFASRGLDFVTKEYLPTRLSEMGVI